The segment CTTCTGCGACATCCGCGAGTCGGACTTCACCATCGATCCCTCCGGCATCGACGCCCTTGTCACCCCGCGGACGACCGGCATCGTGGGAGTGCATGTCTACGGGAACCCCTGCGACGATGCCGCCATCTCGGCAACGGCCGCGAGGCACGGCCTGCCCGTGGTCTACGATGCCGCCCACGCCTTCATGAGCGAGGCGGGGGGCGCCTCGGTGTGCCGGATGGGGGCCATGTCCATCCTCAGCTTCCATGCCACGAAGTTCTTCAGCACCTTCGAAGGCGGCGCCATTGCCACCGACGACGACGACACCGCCGAGCGGGTGAGGCTGATGATGAACTTCGGCTTCGCGGGGAGGGAGAAGGACAGGGTCGACTACGTGGGGACCAACGGCAAGATGACCGAAGTCTGCGCCGCGATGGGGCTGGCGATGCTCGAACAGGTCGAGCAGATCAGGGAGATCAACGCCGCCAACCATGCCGTCTACGGCGAGGCGCTGGCAGGCATCCCGGGCGTGCGGCTCGCGCAGCCGTCGCCGGCTCTCGACATGCACAACTGGCAGTACGTCATCGCCCTGGTGGACGAGGAGGCCTACGGCCTCTCGCGCGACCAGCTGGTAAGGGTGCTCGAGGCCGAGAACGTGCTGGCCCGCAGATATTTCCATCCCGGTTGCCACAGGATGGAGCCATACCGGAGGAGCTTCGAGGAGTCGGGCAGGTCGCTGCCC is part of the Candidatus Fermentibacter sp. genome and harbors:
- a CDS encoding DegT/DnrJ/EryC1/StrS family aminotransferase produces the protein MLGGRPLFGEPLHVGRPNLPDRKRFGELLDCMFENRWFTNYGPLVKVLQSRLQEKLGVKHCIPLCNGTVALELAYRAMGFEGEVIVPSFTFVATAHALEWQRITPVFCDIRESDFTIDPSGIDALVTPRTTGIVGVHVYGNPCDDAAISATAARHGLPVVYDAAHAFMSEAGGASVCRMGAMSILSFHATKFFSTFEGGAIATDDDDTAERVRLMMNFGFAGREKDRVDYVGTNGKMTEVCAAMGLAMLEQVEQIREINAANHAVYGEALAGIPGVRLAQPSPALDMHNWQYVIALVDEEAYGLSRDQLVRVLEAENVLARRYFHPGCHRMEPYRRSFEESGRSLPVTDRLSGMVLSLPNGESVLPEAVRWIGDTVRLAGTKAGEIRAKLKEGGHA